Proteins encoded in a region of the Anguilla anguilla isolate fAngAng1 chromosome 10, fAngAng1.pri, whole genome shotgun sequence genome:
- the zgc:172271 gene encoding melanotransferrin isoform X1, with protein MCAHYKAIAAVTLGSGGLRVGVCLLGFCSPATTCPGQKSSLSPRRSVPFFSASCIPGAAAIAPSLCTLCQGQKSYIRQRNFHCETSHNEPFYNSQGALRCLKTGKGEVAFVDHIALDSIEEWEREDYRLLCTDGSHANLSEFQRCNLGRGPGGAVVTRVNYRKIARKFLQVAQMAFGRRGRDRQRFQLFESHSYGSSDLLFRDKTEKLAILPDSDISQVLGLDYVALLKGLGHEGSSLEDSVIRWCCISEAEQRKCEQWALSIKSDPLVCVRASSMSNCIKMIKRDEVDAVSLDATHAFIAGKCGLVPVVAEYYGEKCIPTEAVTEGAAHFESDVFPSVFAVAVVRRSSRNVFFGNLAGRRSCHGHMYSPAGWLMPARHTLSSQYNSSTHCDPSKVYSEVFWKGCLPGSQGSLCKVCIGGTAESGTKRCSDNHNERYYGNMGALRCLVGDPSGKTYGDVAFLEQHNLEDNIKSLGSSGWAEGWLAWDFELLCQDGQRASLSQWESCHLGAIPPNLVMTRPILTARVYDFLMKSQETLAAHPDEFNLFQSQQYGESDLLFKDVTRCFVHTSHLDYRAILGEDFYRTVETIFNCTQSEILEFCTQDVCTIF; from the exons CGGTCAGTGCCTTTTTTCAGTGCCAGCTGTATCCCAGGGGCTGCAGCCATAGCTCCCAGCCTGTGCACTCTGTGCCAGGGCCAGAAGTCCTACATTCGTCAGCGTAACTTTCACTGTGAGACCTCCCACAACGAGCCCTTCTACAACAGCCAGGGAGCACTGAG GTGCCTCAAGACTGGCAAAGGGGAAGTTGCATTTGTGGACCATATTGCCCTTGACAGTATTGAAG agtgggagagggaggactACAGGCTTCTCTGCACAGATGGGTCACATGCCAATCTTAGTGAGTTCCAGAGATGTAATCTGGGACGAGGGCCTGGAGGAGCGGTTGTGACACGTGTCAACTACCGCAAGATAGCTCGAAAGTTCCTGCAGGTAGCACAG ATGGCATTTGGTCGCCGAGGGCGTGATAGGCAGCGTTTCCAACTTTTTGAGTCTCACTCTTATGGCTCCAGTGATCTGCTGTTCCGAGATAAGACAGAGAAGTTGGCTATTCTCCCTGACAGTGACATCAGTCAGGTCCTAGGGCTGGACTATGTGGCTCTTCTGAAAGGGCTTGGACATGAAG GGAGCTCCTTAGAAGACAGTGTCATTCGCTGGTGCTGTATCAGTGAGGCGGAGCAGAGGAAGTGTGAGCAGTGGGCCCTCAGTATCAAGTCTGACccactggtgtgtgtgagggcctCCTCCATGAGTAACTGCATCAAGATGATCAAG AGAGATGAAGTAGATGCTGTATCACTGGATGCTACACATGCCTTCATTGCTGGAAAGTGCGGCTTAGTTCCTGTGGTTGCAGAATATTATG GGGAAAAATGTATACCAACAGAGGCAGTAACAGAAGGAGCTGCCCATTTTGAAAGTGATG TGTTTCCATCAGTGTTTGCGGTGGCAGTGGTACGGCGCTCCAGTAGGAATGTGTTCTTTGGGAATCTGGCTGGCCGACGTTCCTGCCATGGCCACATGTACAGCCCTGCAGGTTGGCTGATGCCTGCCAGACACACCCTAAGCTCTCAATACAACAGCAGCACCCACTGTGACCCAAGCAAAG TATACAGTGAGGTCTTCTGGAAGGGATGTCTGCCAGGTTCCCAGGGTAGTCTCTGTAAGGTGTGCATTGGGGGAACTGCTGAATCTGGAACAAAGCGCTGTAGTGACAACCACAACGAGCGTTACTATGGGAATATGGGGGCACTGAG GTGTTTGGTAGGAGACCCCAGTGGGAAGACCTATGGAGATGTAGCATTCCTGGAGCAACACAATTTAGAGGACAACATTAAGA GTCTGGGCTCTAGTGGCTGGGCAGAGGGCTGGCTAGCTTGGGATTTTGAGCTGCTGTGTCAAGATGGTCAACGGGCATCCCTTTCCCAGTGGGAGAGCTGTCACCTTGGTGCCATACCACCAAATCTTGTCATGACCCGCCCCATACTCACCGCCCGTGTCTATGATTTTCTCATGAAGTCACAG GAAACACTGGCAGCACACCCAGATGAATTCAATCTCTTTCAGTCCCAACAATATGGCGAGAGTGATCTACTTTTCAAAGATGTCACACGGTGCTTTGTCCATACAAGCCACCTGGACTATCGAGCCATCTTGGGAGAAGACTTCTACAGGACAGTGGAGACTATCTTCAACTGTACACAGTCTG AAATCTTGGAGTTCTGTACTCAGGATGTATGTACCATATTCTGA